Proteins from a single region of Streptococcus oralis:
- a CDS encoding CPBP family intramembrane glutamic endopeptidase yields the protein MKKYQLLFKTSAILSYLFFVFGLSQLTLIVQNYWQFSSQIGNLFWIQNILSLLFIGVMIVVLVKTGHGYLFRIPRKKWLWYSILTVLVVVFQISFNVQTAKHVQSTAEGWAVLIGYSGTNFAELGIYIALFFLVPLMEELIYRGLLQHAFFKHSRFGLDLLLPSILFALPHFSSLPSLLDIFVFATSGIIFAGLTRYTKSIYPSYAVHVINNIVATLPFLLTFLHRIFS from the coding sequence ATGAAAAAGTATCAGCTTCTATTCAAAACAAGTGCAATTTTATCCTACCTATTTTTCGTATTTGGTCTTTCTCAGCTGACGCTTATCGTCCAAAACTATTGGCAATTTTCTTCTCAGATAGGCAATTTATTCTGGATTCAAAATATCTTGAGTTTACTTTTTATTGGAGTCATGATTGTGGTTCTTGTTAAGACAGGCCATGGTTATCTCTTTCGCATTCCAAGAAAAAAATGGCTTTGGTATTCGATTTTGACAGTATTAGTGGTAGTGTTCCAGATCTCTTTTAACGTTCAGACAGCTAAACATGTTCAGTCAACTGCGGAAGGTTGGGCTGTATTGATTGGTTATAGTGGGACTAACTTTGCAGAGCTAGGTATTTATATAGCCCTGTTCTTTCTGGTTCCACTGATGGAAGAGTTAATCTATAGAGGATTACTGCAACATGCTTTCTTTAAGCATTCGCGATTTGGTCTTGATTTGCTTCTTCCTTCTATTTTATTTGCTCTCCCTCATTTTTCAAGCCTGCCTAGTCTGTTAGATATCTTTGTCTTTGCAACATCTGGAATCATCTTTGCTGGTTTGACCCGCTATACCAAGAGCATTTATCCATCCTATGCGGTGCATGTTATCAATAATATCGTAGCGACATTACCATTTTTGCTGACTTTTTTACACAGGATATTTAGCTAA
- the blpM gene encoding two-peptide bacteriocin subunit BlpM: protein MNTKMMSQFHEMDITMLSSIEGGKNNWQTNVLEGGGAAFGGWGLGTAICAASGVGALFMGECGYIGAKFGVALWAGVTGATGGF, encoded by the coding sequence ATGAATACAAAAATGATGTCACAATTTCATGAAATGGATATAACTATGTTATCTAGTATTGAAGGAGGCAAGAATAATTGGCAAACTAATGTCTTAGAAGGTGGTGGTGCAGCTTTTGGTGGCTGGGGCTTAGGAACAGCCATTTGTGCTGCGAGTGGTGTTGGAGCGCTATTTATGGGAGAATGTGGATACATAGGAGCTAAATTTGGTGTGGCTCTTTGGGCAGGAGTAACAGGTGCAACGGGTGGATTTTGA
- a CDS encoding Blp family class II bacteriocin, whose translation MNTYYNVDETMLSEIYGGNSGGAAVVAALGCAAGGVKYGKFLGPWGAAIGGIGGAVICGYLAYSATS comes from the coding sequence ATGAATACTTATTATAATGTAGATGAAACAATGTTAAGTGAGATTTATGGAGGTAATTCCGGAGGAGCGGCTGTAGTTGCTGCTTTAGGTTGTGCAGCGGGTGGAGTGAAATATGGGAAGTTTCTAGGACCATGGGGCGCTGCAATAGGAGGAATTGGAGGAGCAGTGATTTGTGGATATTTAGCCTATAGTGCTACATCATAA
- a CDS encoding Blp family class II bacteriocin — protein MNTKMMEQFKIMDTDMLASIEGGTDWGTVGKGAVYGAGIGVAMCTVGGLLTGGSAWAMTAGCAWAGAKLGGAFTAIADNIWP, from the coding sequence ATGAATACAAAAATGATGGAACAATTTAAGATTATGGATACTGATATGCTGGCTAGCATTGAGGGAGGAACTGATTGGGGAACAGTGGGAAAAGGAGCTGTCTATGGAGCAGGTATCGGAGTTGCTATGTGTACGGTAGGAGGACTCCTTACTGGTGGTTCCGCATGGGCTATGACTGCTGGCTGTGCTTGGGCTGGAGCTAAACTTGGTGGTGCTTTTACTGCAATTGCTGATAATATTTGGCCATAG
- a CDS encoding Blp family class II bacteriocin, with translation MFDYKIVDNQELSNISGGGLGGDVVVGALSGAFQAGQSCIAGGPQAYLICATGGAIVGGIIAFGLRPPK, from the coding sequence ATGTTTGATTACAAAATAGTAGACAATCAAGAATTAAGTAATATTTCTGGAGGTGGATTGGGAGGAGATGTAGTTGTAGGAGCCTTGTCGGGTGCATTTCAGGCAGGACAATCTTGTATTGCTGGAGGCCCTCAAGCTTACTTGATTTGCGCAACAGGGGGCGCTATAGTAGGTGGCATTATAGCTTTTGGATTGAGACCCCCAAAATAG
- the blpZ gene encoding immunity protein BlpZ, producing MYKHLFFLDSKTLDWLTPYILVLASDTIAFNVFVLTFVSVVIFYFLNPMLALMAIFLGAGYVVGFWLLKWFVLERLELKDDV from the coding sequence ATGTATAAACACTTATTTTTCCTAGATTCAAAAACCTTAGACTGGTTGACGCCCTATATTCTAGTCTTGGCTTCTGACACCATTGCCTTTAATGTTTTTGTGCTAACCTTTGTATCTGTTGTGATCTTTTATTTCCTAAATCCCATGTTAGCTTTAATGGCTATATTCTTAGGGGCTGGTTATGTGGTCGGATTTTGGTTACTCAAATGGTTTGTTTTGGAAAGGCTAGAGCTAAAAGATGACGTGTAG
- a CDS encoding CPBP family intramembrane glutamic endopeptidase, which produces MRIFNKCHALFFGFLVFVIVDAAGYSINQGNYFQHQYTFILIKSLLLFLSFVYARWFDMISFRILSKKQLLLFIGIFLLTVLVNIGYHAFFSVASGASAQHLEETSKGLSLSFIISVTVLGPIQEELMFRGLLQGAIFENSWLGLVLTSSLFSFMHEPYDVPSFFYYLLGGLLLGFAYKKSQNLWVSTLVHMSYNSLPLLTYF; this is translated from the coding sequence ATGAGAATTTTTAATAAATGTCATGCCTTATTTTTTGGATTTTTAGTATTTGTAATCGTTGATGCAGCGGGGTATTCCATCAATCAAGGGAATTATTTTCAACACCAGTACACATTCATTCTTATAAAGAGTCTCTTGCTTTTCCTTAGTTTTGTCTATGCGAGATGGTTCGATATGATTTCTTTTAGGATTTTAAGCAAGAAACAACTCTTGCTCTTCATTGGAATCTTTCTTCTTACGGTGCTGGTAAATATAGGCTATCATGCTTTTTTCTCAGTTGCTTCTGGTGCCTCGGCTCAACACCTTGAGGAAACGAGTAAAGGACTTTCGCTTTCCTTTATTATAAGTGTTACAGTTTTGGGACCAATCCAGGAGGAACTCATGTTCAGAGGACTTCTTCAGGGGGCTATATTTGAAAATTCTTGGTTAGGGCTTGTACTGACTTCCTCTCTCTTTTCTTTCATGCATGAACCTTACGATGTGCCTTCGTTTTTCTATTATCTACTTGGGGGCTTGTTGCTGGGCTTTGCTTATAAAAAGAGCCAAAATTTGTGGGTTTCTACTCTAGTCCACATGTCTTACAACAGTTTGCCACTTTTAACTTATTTCTAA
- the ccrZ gene encoding cell cycle regulator CcrZ — translation MDLGDNELTLTPIPGKSGKAYMGSYPDGKRVFVKMNTSPILPGLAREQIAPQLLWTRRLSDGRDMCAQEWLTGKILTPYDMNRKQIINILNRLHRSRPLMKQLSRLGYTMEKPVDLLRSWKQEVPEILQQNHYLNSVIAELGKTVPGFREDHATIVHGDLRHSNWIETESGLVYLVDWDSVRLTDRMFDVAHLLCHYIPDHQWRQWLRDYGYKYNQTVLDKLYWYGQYSYLNQIAKYCENQDLDNVNREIYALRVFRDKYGKKR, via the coding sequence ATGGACTTGGGTGATAATGAGCTAACGCTGACCCCTATCCCTGGGAAGAGCGGCAAAGCTTATATGGGAAGCTACCCTGATGGGAAGCGCGTCTTTGTAAAAATGAACACCTCTCCAATCCTACCTGGCCTAGCCAGAGAACAAATCGCTCCTCAATTACTATGGACTCGTCGTTTGTCAGATGGCCGTGATATGTGTGCTCAGGAATGGCTGACGGGCAAAATCTTGACCCCTTACGATATGAATCGCAAGCAGATTATCAATATCTTGAACCGTCTCCACCGCTCGCGTCCCTTGATGAAGCAGTTGAGTCGTTTGGGATATACCATGGAAAAACCAGTTGATTTGTTGCGTTCTTGGAAACAAGAAGTACCAGAAATCTTGCAACAGAATCACTACTTGAATAGTGTGATTGCTGAGCTAGGTAAGACGGTTCCAGGTTTTAGAGAAGACCATGCAACGATTGTGCACGGTGATCTTCGCCATAGTAATTGGATTGAGACAGAGAGTGGACTCGTTTATCTAGTGGATTGGGATTCGGTTCGTCTGACGGATCGTATGTTTGATGTGGCGCATTTGCTATGCCACTACATTCCAGATCATCAGTGGCGTCAATGGTTGAGAGACTACGGCTATAAGTACAATCAGACAGTGTTAGATAAATTGTATTGGTATGGTCAGTATTCTTACTTGAACCAGATTGCCAAATACTGTGAAAATCAAGATTTAGACAATGTAAACCGGGAGATTTACGCCTTGCGCGTCTTCCGTGACAAGTATGGAAAGAAGAGATGA
- the trmB gene encoding tRNA (guanosine(46)-N7)-methyltransferase TrmB, translated as MRVRNRKGATELLEANPQYVVLNPLEAKGKWRDLFGNDHPIHVEVGSGKGAFVSGMAKQNPDINYIGIDIQKSVLSYALDKVLEVGVPNIKLLWVDGSDLTDYFEDGEIDRLYLNFSDPWPKKRHEKRRLTYKSFLDTFKRILPENGEIHFKTDNRGLFEYSLVSFSQYGMKLNGVWLDLHASDFEGNVMTEYEQKFSSKGQVIYRVEAEF; from the coding sequence ATGAGAGTTAGAAATCGTAAAGGGGCGACAGAATTACTAGAGGCCAATCCTCAGTATGTGGTCCTCAATCCCTTGGAAGCTAAAGGGAAATGGCGAGACTTGTTTGGAAATGATCATCCTATTCATGTAGAGGTTGGAAGTGGGAAAGGGGCCTTCGTATCAGGAATGGCCAAGCAAAATCCTGACATCAACTACATCGGGATTGACATTCAAAAGTCGGTATTGAGTTATGCCTTAGACAAGGTGCTTGAAGTTGGAGTGCCAAATATCAAATTGCTGTGGGTAGATGGTTCAGATCTGACTGACTACTTTGAAGACGGTGAGATTGACCGCCTCTATTTGAATTTTTCGGATCCTTGGCCCAAAAAGCGCCATGAAAAACGTCGTTTGACTTACAAGAGTTTCTTGGATACCTTCAAGCGCATCTTGCCTGAGAATGGGGAAATCCATTTCAAGACAGACAATCGTGGCTTGTTTGAGTACAGTCTAGTGAGCTTTTCTCAGTATGGGATGAAACTCAATGGTGTTTGGCTGGACTTGCATGCCAGTGATTTTGAAGGCAATGTCATGACAGAGTATGAGCAAAAATTCTCCAGCAAAGGTCAAGTGATCTACCGAGTTGAAGCAGAATTTTAA
- the rimP gene encoding ribosome maturation factor RimP, with protein MDTIATIVELVREVVEPVIQAPFELVDIEYGKIGSDMILSIFVDKPEGITLNDTADLTEIISPVLDTIKPDPFPEQYFLEITSPGLERPLKTKDAVAGAVGKYIHVGLYQAIDKQKVFEGTLVSFEEDELTMEYMDKTRKKTVQIPYSLVSKARLAVKL; from the coding sequence GTGGACACAATCGCAACAATCGTAGAATTAGTCAGAGAAGTTGTAGAACCTGTCATTCAAGCGCCTTTCGAGCTCGTGGATATCGAGTATGGAAAGATTGGCAGTGACATGATTCTCAGTATTTTTGTAGATAAACCCGAAGGAATTACCTTGAACGACACGGCAGACCTGACAGAAATCATCAGTCCTGTCCTAGATACCATCAAGCCCGATCCCTTCCCAGAACAATATTTCCTAGAAATCACCAGTCCAGGCTTGGAACGCCCTTTGAAAACCAAGGATGCTGTCGCTGGAGCGGTTGGGAAATACATCCATGTCGGGCTCTACCAAGCCATCGATAAACAAAAAGTCTTTGAAGGTACCTTGGTATCCTTTGAAGAGGATGAGTTGACTATGGAGTATATGGACAAGACACGTAAGAAAACCGTCCAAATTCCATACAGTTTAGTATCAAAAGCACGTTTAGCAGTAAAATTATAG
- the nusA gene encoding transcription termination factor NusA, with protein sequence MSKEMLEAFRILEEDKGIKKEDIIDAVVESLRSAYRRRYGQSDSVAIDFNEKTGDFTVYTVREVVDEVFDSRLEISLKDALAINSAYELGDKIKFEEAPAEFGRVAAQSAKQTIMEKMRKQTRAITYNTYKEHEQEIMSGTVERFDNRFIYVNLGSIEAQLSKQDQIPGEVFASHDRIEVYVYKVEDNPRGVNVFVSRSHPEMIKRLMEQEIPEVYDGTVEIMSVAREAGDRTKVAVRSHNPNVDAIGTIVGRGGANIKKITSKFHPARYDAKSDRMIPVEENIDVIEWVADPAEFIYNAIAPAEVDQVIFDENDSKRALVVVPDNKLSLAIGRRGQNVRLAAHLTGYRIDIKSASEFEAMEEAGQVDYAAADELIEE encoded by the coding sequence ATGAGTAAAGAAATGCTAGAGGCCTTCCGCATTTTGGAAGAAGACAAGGGAATCAAAAAAGAAGACATCATCGACGCAGTAGTAGAGTCGCTTCGTTCCGCTTATCGTAGACGCTATGGTCAGTCAGATAGCGTAGCCATCGACTTTAATGAAAAGACTGGTGACTTTACTGTCTATACTGTTCGTGAAGTTGTAGATGAAGTATTTGATAGCCGTTTGGAAATCAGCTTGAAAGATGCCCTTGCCATTAATTCAGCCTATGAGCTTGGTGACAAAATCAAGTTTGAAGAAGCACCTGCTGAGTTTGGTCGTGTAGCAGCCCAATCTGCCAAACAAACCATCATGGAAAAAATGCGCAAGCAAACACGTGCCATCACTTACAATACTTATAAAGAACATGAACAAGAAATCATGTCTGGTACAGTAGAACGATTTGACAACCGCTTTATTTACGTCAACCTTGGCAGCATCGAAGCCCAATTATCAAAACAAGACCAAATTCCTGGAGAGGTGTTTGCTTCCCATGACCGTATCGAAGTCTACGTTTACAAGGTTGAAGACAACCCTCGTGGTGTCAATGTCTTTGTTAGCCGTAGCCATCCTGAAATGATCAAACGCTTGATGGAGCAAGAAATTCCAGAAGTTTACGATGGAACTGTTGAAATCATGAGCGTAGCCCGCGAAGCTGGTGACCGTACGAAAGTTGCCGTTCGTAGCCACAATCCAAACGTGGACGCTATTGGGACAATCGTTGGACGTGGTGGTGCCAATATCAAGAAAATCACCAGCAAATTCCACCCAGCTCGTTACGATGCCAAGAGTGATCGTATGATTCCTGTCGAAGAAAACATTGACGTTATCGAGTGGGTAGCAGATCCAGCTGAGTTTATCTACAATGCCATCGCTCCTGCTGAGGTTGACCAAGTTATCTTTGATGAAAATGACAGCAAACGTGCCTTAGTCGTTGTGCCTGATAACAAGCTTTCTCTTGCTATCGGTCGTCGTGGACAAAACGTTCGCTTGGCGGCTCACTTGACGGGTTACCGTATCGATATCAAGTCTGCCAGTGAATTTGAAGCTATGGAAGAAGCAGGCCAAGTGGATTACGCAGCTGCGGACGAATTGATCGAAGAATAA
- the rnpM gene encoding RNase P modulator RnpM: MKTRKIPLRKSVVSNEVIDKRDLLRIVKNKEGQVFIDPTGKANGRGAYIKLDNAEALEAKKKRVFNRSFNMEVEESFYDELIAYVDHKVKRRELGLE, from the coding sequence ATGAAAACAAGAAAAATCCCTTTGCGCAAGTCTGTTGTATCCAACGAAGTGATTGATAAGCGTGATTTGCTCCGCATTGTCAAGAACAAAGAAGGGCAAGTCTTTATCGATCCGACAGGCAAGGCCAATGGTCGTGGCGCTTATATCAAGCTAGACAACGCAGAAGCCCTAGAGGCCAAAAAGAAGAGAGTCTTTAACCGCAGCTTTAACATGGAAGTGGAAGAAAGCTTTTATGACGAGTTGATCGCCTATGTGGATCACAAAGTGAAAAGAAGAGAGTTAGGACTTGAATAA
- a CDS encoding YlxQ-related RNA-binding protein has product MNKQKISNLLGLAQRAGRIISGEELVVKAIQDQKAKLVFLAHDAGPNLTKKIQDKSDYYQVEVITVFSTLELSIAVGKPRKVLAVTDAGFTKKMRSLME; this is encoded by the coding sequence TTGAATAAGCAAAAGATAAGTAATCTCTTGGGACTTGCTCAACGAGCAGGCCGGATCATATCGGGTGAGGAATTGGTGGTTAAAGCCATCCAAGACCAGAAAGCCAAGCTAGTCTTTCTAGCCCATGATGCTGGTCCTAATCTGACCAAGAAGATTCAAGATAAAAGTGACTATTATCAAGTAGAAGTTATAACCGTGTTTTCAACACTGGAATTAAGCATAGCAGTCGGGAAACCGAGAAAGGTTTTGGCTGTGACAGATGCTGGATTTACAAAGAAAATGAGGTCTCTTATGGAATAG
- the infB gene encoding translation initiation factor IF-2 has translation MSKKRLYEIAKELGKESKEVVARAKELGLDVKSHSSSVEAAAAEQIAASFKPAPAPKAEAKPVAPKASVEKKAEKPVSAKPAAAKEESKSATPAAPKEEKVVAARPQSRNFKAEREARAKEQAERRKQNKGNNRDQQQNGNRQKNDGRNGGKPGQGNRDNRRFNDQGKKPQGQGNRGNDRRQQQDFQPKQAGPRVDFKARAAALKAEQNAEYARSSEERFKQSQAAKEALAQANKRKEPEEIFEEAAKLAEQTQPAITVAPVAKEAPVDTRRKKQARPDKERDDYDHEEDGPRKQQKNRSSQNQVRNQRNSNWNNNKKNKKGNKQNNRNQTPKPVTERKFHELPTEFEYTDGMTVAEIAKRIKREPAEIVKKLFMMGVMATQNQSLDGETIELLMVDYGIEAKQKVEVDNADIERFFVEDGYLNEDELVERPPVVTIMGHVDHGKTTLLDTLRNSRVATGEAGGITQHIGAYQIVENGKKITFLDTPGHAAFTSMRARGASVTDITILVVAADDGVMPQTIEAINHSKAANVPIIVAINKIDKPGANPERVIGELAEHGVMSTAWGGDSEFVEISAKFNQNIDELLETVLLVAEIQELKADPTVRAIGTVIEARLDKGKGAVATLLVQQGTLNVQDPIVVGNTFGRVRAMTNDLGRRVKVAGPSTPVSITGLNEAPMAGDHFVVYEDEKSARAAGEERAKRALMKQRQVTQRVSLENLFDTLKAGELKSVNVIIKADVQGSVEALSASLQKIDVEGVKVTIVHSAVGAINESDVTLAEASNAFIIGFNVRPTPQARQQAEEDDVEIRLHSIIYKVIEEMEEAMKGMLDPEFEEKVIGEAVIRETFKVSKVGTIGGFMVTSGKVTRDSKVRVIRDGVVIYDGELASLKHYKDDVKEVTNGREGGLMIEGYNDIKTDDVIEAYVMEEIKR, from the coding sequence TTGTCTAAGAAAAGATTGTACGAAATCGCAAAAGAGCTTGGAAAAGAAAGTAAAGAAGTTGTAGCGCGTGCAAAAGAGTTGGGCTTGGATGTGAAAAGCCACTCATCGAGCGTGGAAGCTGCTGCTGCTGAACAAATCGCAGCTAGCTTTAAACCTGCACCTGCTCCTAAAGCAGAAGCAAAACCTGTAGCACCAAAAGCAAGTGTAGAAAAGAAAGCAGAAAAGCCTGTATCAGCTAAACCAGCTGCCGCTAAGGAAGAAAGCAAATCAGCTACACCTGCAGCTCCTAAGGAAGAAAAAGTAGTGGCCGCAAGACCACAGAGTCGAAACTTCAAGGCGGAGCGTGAGGCGCGTGCCAAAGAGCAGGCAGAGCGACGCAAACAAAACAAGGGCAACAACCGTGACCAACAACAAAACGGCAACCGTCAGAAAAACGATGGTCGTAATGGTGGCAAACCTGGTCAAGGAAACCGCGACAATCGCCGATTTAACGACCAAGGGAAAAAACCACAAGGTCAAGGGAATCGTGGCAATGATCGCCGTCAGCAACAAGACTTCCAGCCAAAACAAGCTGGCCCACGTGTTGACTTTAAAGCCCGTGCAGCAGCCCTAAAAGCAGAGCAAAATGCAGAGTACGCACGCTCAAGCGAGGAGCGCTTCAAACAATCGCAAGCAGCCAAAGAAGCCTTGGCTCAAGCTAACAAACGCAAGGAGCCAGAGGAAATCTTTGAAGAAGCTGCTAAGCTAGCTGAACAAACGCAGCCAGCTATAACAGTAGCTCCTGTAGCGAAAGAAGCGCCAGTGGATACACGTCGTAAAAAACAAGCTCGACCAGACAAAGAACGTGACGATTATGATCACGAAGAAGATGGTCCTAGAAAACAACAAAAGAATCGAAGTAGTCAGAATCAAGTGAGAAATCAAAGAAATAGTAACTGGAATAACAACAAGAAAAATAAAAAAGGGAACAAGCAAAACAACCGTAACCAGACTCCAAAACCTGTTACAGAGCGTAAGTTCCACGAATTGCCAACAGAATTTGAGTATACAGATGGTATGACTGTTGCGGAAATCGCAAAACGTATTAAACGTGAACCAGCTGAAATCGTTAAGAAACTCTTTATGATGGGTGTGATGGCCACACAAAACCAATCCTTAGATGGAGAAACCATCGAACTCCTCATGGTGGATTACGGTATCGAAGCCAAACAAAAGGTTGAAGTGGATAATGCCGACATCGAACGTTTCTTTGTCGAAGATGGCTATCTTAATGAAGATGAATTGGTTGAGCGTCCACCAGTTGTAACCATCATGGGACACGTTGACCATGGTAAAACAACCCTTCTAGATACCCTTCGTAACTCTCGTGTTGCGACAGGTGAAGCAGGTGGTATCACTCAGCATATCGGTGCCTACCAAATCGTGGAAAATGGCAAGAAGATTACCTTCCTTGATACACCAGGACACGCGGCTTTTACATCGATGCGTGCGCGTGGTGCATCTGTTACCGATATTACCATCTTGGTCGTGGCGGCCGATGACGGGGTTATGCCTCAGACTATCGAAGCCATCAACCACTCAAAAGCGGCCAACGTTCCAATCATCGTAGCTATCAACAAGATTGATAAACCAGGTGCCAACCCAGAACGCGTTATCGGTGAATTGGCTGAACACGGTGTTATGTCAACTGCCTGGGGTGGAGATTCTGAGTTTGTCGAAATCTCAGCTAAATTCAACCAAAACATTGATGAATTGTTGGAAACAGTCCTTCTTGTAGCTGAAATCCAAGAACTCAAGGCAGACCCAACAGTGCGTGCGATCGGTACCGTTATCGAAGCTCGCTTAGATAAAGGAAAAGGTGCGGTCGCAACCCTTCTTGTGCAACAAGGTACTTTGAATGTCCAAGATCCAATCGTTGTCGGAAATACCTTCGGTCGTGTCCGTGCTATGACCAATGACCTTGGTCGTCGTGTTAAGGTTGCTGGACCATCAACACCAGTATCTATCACAGGTTTGAACGAAGCACCAATGGCGGGTGACCACTTTGTCGTTTACGAAGATGAAAAATCTGCGCGTGCAGCAGGTGAAGAACGTGCGAAACGTGCTCTTATGAAGCAACGTCAAGTAACTCAACGTGTCAGCCTTGAAAACCTCTTTGATACGCTTAAAGCAGGCGAGCTCAAGTCTGTTAACGTCATCATCAAGGCCGACGTACAAGGTTCAGTTGAAGCCCTTTCTGCCTCGCTTCAAAAGATCGATGTAGAAGGTGTCAAAGTTACCATCGTTCACTCAGCGGTCGGTGCCATCAACGAATCTGATGTGACTCTTGCAGAAGCTTCAAATGCCTTTATCATCGGTTTCAACGTGCGCCCTACACCACAAGCTCGTCAACAAGCAGAAGAAGATGATGTAGAAATCCGTCTCCACAGCATTATCTACAAGGTTATCGAAGAGATGGAAGAAGCCATGAAAGGGATGCTTGACCCAGAATTTGAAGAAAAAGTTATCGGTGAGGCAGTTATCCGTGAAACCTTCAAGGTATCTAAAGTGGGAACCATCGGTGGATTCATGGTTACGAGTGGTAAAGTTACCCGTGACTCTAAAGTCCGTGTTATCCGTGACGGTGTCGTTATCTATGACGGTGAACTTGCAAGCTTGAAACACTACAAAGACGACGTTAAAGAAGTTACAAACGGTCGTGAGGGTGGTCTCATGATTGAGGGCTACAATGATATCAAGACTGATGATGTGATTGAAGCTTATGTCATGGAAGAAATCAAACGTTAA
- the rbfA gene encoding 30S ribosome-binding factor RbfA yields MVNHFRTDRVGMEIKREVNEILQKKVRDPRVQGVTITDVQMLGDLSVAKVYYTILSNLASDNQKAQIGLEKATGTIKRELGRNLKLYKIPDLTFVKDESIEYGNKIDAMLRNLDKN; encoded by the coding sequence ATGGTAAATCATTTCCGTACGGATCGTGTGGGCATGGAAATCAAGCGTGAAGTCAATGAGATTTTGCAAAAGAAAGTCCGTGATCCGCGTGTCCAAGGTGTGACCATCACAGATGTTCAGATGCTGGGTGACTTGTCTGTTGCCAAGGTTTACTACACCATTTTGAGTAACCTGGCTTCGGATAACCAAAAAGCTCAAATTGGGCTTGAGAAAGCAACTGGTACGATCAAACGTGAACTTGGTCGCAATTTGAAATTGTACAAAATCCCAGATTTAACCTTCGTCAAAGACGAGTCCATAGAATATGGAAACAAGATTGACGCAATGCTACGCAATCTGGATAAGAACTAA
- a CDS encoding DUF1858 domain-containing protein has product MDNIIDVSIPVAEVVDKHPEVLEILVELGFKPLANPLMRNTVGRKVSLKQGSKLEGTPMDKIVRTLEANGYEVIGLD; this is encoded by the coding sequence ATGGACAATATCATCGATGTGTCAATTCCCGTTGCAGAAGTGGTGGATAAGCATCCAGAAGTCTTGGAAATCCTAGTGGAACTGGGTTTTAAACCACTTGCTAATCCCTTGATGCGCAACACAGTCGGTCGCAAAGTATCGCTTAAGCAGGGTTCTAAACTTGAAGGAACTCCTATGGACAAGATTGTCCGCACACTGGAAGCGAATGGCTACGAAGTGATTGGATTAGACTAA